The window GCCGCTTCGAGAGTTAGGTTCGGTTTCGAGCGCCAGGGGGCGCTCCTTGGTCTTGGTAGCCATATTGATTGATTTGCCTCGAAGCTATTATTTTAACTCATTCCCTGAAACTGAGACAAAACCGCCATCGCAGATAGTGGTACGGTTTGAGTTCGCTAAGAACTAAGATTCAATACTTTGTTCATCCGATGCAAGCTTTTTTGGGGTAGAAGCGGTAACGCGCAGCTTTTGCTGGCGGACGGCAACCTGTTCCGCCGTGGCGGCAACAGGTCACTGGTAACTAATCACTTTTCAACAAAAATGTGGATAAGCTTGTGGAAAAGGACGGAATATCGCAACCAAGTGAAGACAGGTCAAGCTTTTTTGCTCTTTGCACATCTTTGGGTGAAACTAAAGTACGAAACCTATGCCGGGCAAAATCCGCATTGATAAATTACTTTTCGAGCGTGGCATCACGCCTTCGCGCGAGCGAGCGCAGGCCCTGGTTCTTGCCGGTAAGGTGATGGTCAACCAGCAGAAGGTCACCAAGCCGGGCACATCCGTTGCCGCCGATGCCGAGATCAGGCTTCTGGGAGAAGACCAGCGCTACGTCAGCCGCGGAGGCATCAAATTAGAAGAGGCCCTCCGCCACTGGCAGATTGAGGTAAACGGTAAAGTCTGCCTGGATATCGGCGCTTCCACCGGAGGTTTCACCGATTGTCTCCTGCAGCACGGCGCCGCTCGTGTCATCGCGATTGACACCGGCTACGGACAAATAGATGTTCGCCTGCGTAGCGATCCGCGCGTTCGTCTCCTGGAGCGCACCAACGCGCGTTATCTTACGCAAGAACAGGTTGGAGAAAGTGCAACCTTCGCCGCCATGGATGTATCCTTTATCTCTGCTACACTCGTTCTCCCCGCGGTTGTGAATGCGGCCCATCCCAGTGAGCTGGTGGTCTTGGTGAAGCCGCAGTTCGAAGTTGGACGCGAGCAGGTAGGCAAGGGCGGGATCGTTCGCAACCAGCAGGCTCGCCATGCCGCGGTTGAAAAAGTGAAGAACGCGGTCTCGGAATTGGGCGGCGCTGAGATCGAAGTGATCGAATCGCCAATTCTCGGCGCGGAAGGAAATCAGGAATTTTTATTACATGCGCGATTTTAACCAGGGAGCCACAACAAATTTGAGCACTGCAAAAAAGGTCGCGATCATCTCCAAGCCCGGCAAGCCAGAGCTGGCCGCCATTCTTCCAACTCTGCTGCAATGGCTGCGGGCGCACGAATACGAAGCGCTCATAGATACTCATACATCCGTGCACCTGAAGGGTTGTAAGCTGGTCGAGCGCGAAGAAATTGCAGCGCAGAACCCCACTTTTGTGATTGTCTTAGGCGGAGACGGCACATTGCTTGCAGCCGCTCGCGCTCTAGCTCACGCCAAGATACCAATCCTCGGCGTGAATCTGGGCTCCCTTGGATTTCTCACCGAAGTTGCTTTGGAAGATCTTTACCCCACGCTGGAAGCTGTCCATGAGAACCGCTGTGGTACGGAGCGGCGCACCATGTTGCATTGCCAACTCATGCGCTCGGGTAAATGCATTGCCGAGTACAGCGCGCTGAACGATGTAGTTGCGGGCAAGGGCACCATCGCGCGTATGG of the Terriglobales bacterium genome contains:
- a CDS encoding NAD(+)/NADH kinase, producing the protein MSTAKKVAIISKPGKPELAAILPTLLQWLRAHEYEALIDTHTSVHLKGCKLVEREEIAAQNPTFVIVLGGDGTLLAAARALAHAKIPILGVNLGSLGFLTEVALEDLYPTLEAVHENRCGTERRTMLHCQLMRSGKCIAEYSALNDVVAGKGTIARMADFDLFMNGVFISNYKADGLILSTPTGSTAYSLASGGPILAPDVDGFVITPVSPHSLTNRPLVVRDSGQFEIVVKTTPAESYLTVDGQVGTHLRAGDRVTCKKSDDHVILLRLKNKNFFDVLRTKLKWGER
- a CDS encoding TlyA family RNA methyltransferase; this translates as MPGKIRIDKLLFERGITPSRERAQALVLAGKVMVNQQKVTKPGTSVAADAEIRLLGEDQRYVSRGGIKLEEALRHWQIEVNGKVCLDIGASTGGFTDCLLQHGAARVIAIDTGYGQIDVRLRSDPRVRLLERTNARYLTQEQVGESATFAAMDVSFISATLVLPAVVNAAHPSELVVLVKPQFEVGREQVGKGGIVRNQQARHAAVEKVKNAVSELGGAEIEVIESPILGAEGNQEFLLHARF